The Lineus longissimus chromosome 2, tnLinLong1.2, whole genome shotgun sequence genome window below encodes:
- the LOC135482670 gene encoding uncharacterized protein LOC135482670 — MLCRQQNESLGELVGGGGRKPHQPDEDLEVTPKKGPCPSGDEATDTCLSSGDAQSLLAIEANRLNPNMEKVIDVITEHKEFFTLTFSTKTTAEIMRGYPWIKHPRFLTATMNVINGLTIERNTCRNLTKYWRRILEEGKKKDSNREVLNQLEEQLDKETSAESRASMKINAALMMLPSLFHESREISMVQDKDPKKPHPVIVFEGGVFKPMRACIRMDSLEVTEDCEDLDIVKGLPCLMALYYLFDIQYPMKCSTLKFIQFYICEIPRKSNEKVPTSVKRAQMMLSSQITSLGNHVGGRFFKISMAPFKRCLSAKLVSLCRLVLSIVRQL, encoded by the exons ATGCTGTGCAGGCAGCAAAACGAAAGTTTGGGCGagttggtgggggggggggggagaaaacCCCACCAGCCAGATGAAGACCTTGAGGTGACACCAAAGAAAGGACCT TGCCCATCTGGTGATGAAGCGACAGACACTTGTCTGAGCTCTGGGGACGCCCAGTCTCTTTTAGCGATAGAAGCTAATCGTCTGAATCCTAACATGGAGAAAGTTATAGATGTCATCACAGAGCACAAGGAGTTTTTCACATTAACATTTTCTACGAAGACAACTGCCGAAATAATGAGAGGCTACCCCTGGATTAAACATCCAAGATTT CTGACTGCAACCATGAATGTGATCAATGGCTTAACTATTGAGCGCAATACTTGCCGCAATCTAACAAAATATTGGCGGCGAATTCTGGAGGAGGGCAAAAAAAAGGACTCCAATAGAGAGGTGCTAAACCAATTGGAGGAGCAGCTTGATAAGGAGACATCCGCAGAGTCTCGGGCAT CAATGAAGATCAATGCTGCATTGATGATGCTGCCATCATTATTTCATGAAAGTAGGGAAATTTCGATGGTTCAGGATAAG GATCCAAAGAAGCCGCATCCGGTGATTGTGTTTGAGGGTGGTGTTTTCAAGCCAATGAGGGCTTGCATAAGAATGGATAGCTTGGAAGTCACAGAGGACTGTGAGGACCTAGATATCGTGAAAGGTCTACCATGCCTCATGGCACTGTATTACCTTTTTGACATTCAATATCCAATGAAATGCAGCACCCTCAAGTTTATTCAGTTTTATATCTGTGAGATACCAAGGAAATCGAACGAAAAGGTGCCGACTTCAGTGAAGAGGGCTCAAATGATGCTTTCATCACAAATAACTTCATTAGGAAATCACGTAGGAGGGAGGTTCTTTAAAATCTCTATGGCACCATTTAAACGCTGTCTTTCAGCTAAActggtgagcttatgtcgtctGGTCTTGTCCATTGTCCGTCAACTATGA